The Listeria cossartiae subsp. cossartiae genome includes the window GCAATCATGGCAGCATCCCTCGCAGTGAGTGGCTTCTTAGTAAGTCCGAAAGCAGCACAAGCCGCAGAAGCACCAAACGTAAATGCAAATGCAGCAATCGCAATTGAAGAGAGTACTGGAAAAATTTTATATTCAAAAGACGCTGACAAGCTAATGGGTATCGCATCCATGACGAAAATGATGGATGAATATTTACTACTGGAAGCAATCGATAAGGGACAATTAAAATGGGACGATAAAGTAACCATTTCTGAATATGCGTTTAAAGTTTCCCAAGACACATCACTATCGAACGTACCGCTTAGACTTGGTGAAGATTATACGGTGCAAGAATTATATGAAGCGATGGCAATCTACTCTGCAAACGGCGCAGCAATTGCGCTTTCTGAAAAAATTGCAGGATCTGAAAAAGATTTTGTTGACGCGATGAACAAAAAAGCAGAAAAACTCGGATTAGGTGAGCACAAATTTGTTAACTCGACTGGTCTTAACAATGAAGATTTAAAAGGCGAGGAACAAGTAGGTGGGCCAAAAGACGAAAATCAAATGACGGCGCGCGGTATGGCGAAGTTGGCGAAACACTTAATTGATGATTATCCAGACGTACTAAAAACAGCAAGCATCACGAAAAAAGAATTCCGCAAAGGCACATCAGATCAAATTGATATGTCCAACTGGAACTGGCTACTACCAGGCCTAATTTATGGTCGCCAAGGTGTAGATGGTTTGAAAACAGGGACAACTGATTATGCTGGAATGTGCTTAACTGCAACAGCTGTGCAAGATGGCATGCGTGTTATCACAGTCGTTCTTCATGCAAACGGCGGAGCACCTGGCGCACATACAAGTGCCCGTTTTGACGAAACTAACAAAATGCTCGACTACGCTTTTAACAATTTTAAAGTAAAAGAAGTACAAAAAGCAGGCTCTAAAGTGAAAGATCCTTCTACGCTCGCAGTAAATAAAGGCAAAGAAGATACAGTTGGACTTGTGACAAAAGACGCTGTGAAGCTAGTTGTACCTAAGAACGACAATTCACCTAAACTAAACACAAAAGTAACGCTAAAAGAGAAAAAAATCGAAGCACCCGTTGAAAAAGGTACGACAGTCGGCGAAATGGAAGTATCTCTAAAAGATGGAGATGACCTAGGCTACCTTGACGGAAAACAAACCGAAACAATCGACGTACTAACTGCCAGCGACGTTGAAAAAGCAAACTGGTTCATGCTTTCCGCTCAAGCAGTAGGCTCCTTCTTTACAGGTATTGGAAGTT containing:
- the pbpD1 gene encoding D-alanyl-D-alanine carboxypeptidase PBPD1, whose product is MKNIMKKTGIAIMAASLAVSGFLVSPKAAQAAEAPNVNANAAIAIEESTGKILYSKDADKLMGIASMTKMMDEYLLLEAIDKGQLKWDDKVTISEYAFKVSQDTSLSNVPLRLGEDYTVQELYEAMAIYSANGAAIALSEKIAGSEKDFVDAMNKKAEKLGLGEHKFVNSTGLNNEDLKGEEQVGGPKDENQMTARGMAKLAKHLIDDYPDVLKTASITKKEFRKGTSDQIDMSNWNWLLPGLIYGRQGVDGLKTGTTDYAGMCLTATAVQDGMRVITVVLHANGGAPGAHTSARFDETNKMLDYAFNNFKVKEVQKAGSKVKDPSTLAVNKGKEDTVGLVTKDAVKLVVPKNDNSPKLNTKVTLKEKKIEAPVEKGTTVGEMEVSLKDGDDLGYLDGKQTETIDVLTASDVEKANWFMLSAQAVGSFFTGIGSYVSNGVQGWFN